The Humulus lupulus chromosome 7, drHumLupu1.1, whole genome shotgun sequence region GATTTgtggcaatggtcgcccaccagttcTAGGATTGTTCATAGCGACCACTGATGTTGTGCAGGAGGTTTATGATTAAACAATGCAGAAATTtgtttaatgctctcaatgaaagcaccaaactgttgacgtcgtttttttgtcaacttagatatgaagagcactaaacaatgttgtagaaaaaaaaaagaattcacaagctttttacgtggttctgcagttaaaatctacctagtccgcGAATCAATATTATTTATCTTAATACTCTCTTAAAGCTTTTTCATAAAGCAATTTGACAGAGTATTCTCTAGTACAATTTGTGCGTGactacaaatgaaattccccaggctatttatagaccgggttgacagaatatcttccccttatttcgagaagttacaatcaatcatttaaatttgaaataaatacaaataaatgcattaattacataatatctcatgatatTATGGATTAAATTATCTGATAATAACAAATTCCTAAGGAATAGAGATTTCCTAACAGTTGTCACGTACATAACGCGTCACTAAGCTCGATTGTAAGGCTGATGTGCTTTTCGAGACTGATCCAGACTTCGAGCTCGTCATTCTAGTCAACCCCCTTCTCATCTAGGGACATTGCCGACCTCACTCTTCGGAGAAGATCAGtgccttcgagcctgcaacttaAGCTCGAACAGTGTCACTCATACTCAAGTGTTAATAACTGACCAGGCCTGGAATCAtgtcaatttatacaagtgtatAGCCAACACTTGTTATTTACGAGCTTAACCATTtcaagcctacatttcgaggctatttatttattctcgaGATTTGGGTGTAACATATTTATTggcaaatattctaattaatgatCAACATTATTTGTAACCCGATTTTgtatatcccaactgattgagagaatatctcaatttGTGGCACAAACTCTGATGGAATGTCTCACCCTATAAATATAGGGTACCTGTCCCCAAGCTCACTGCTTATTCTGTGTCTTTTAGTAACTctatctaaaagagttagtgagagcttggaagctcgTGTACTCATtctaatttctcttcttttcttttgtagatctaaagcttatagatcgagattatcaatagcaatggctggaggtacaCATATTCGGtcatattaatttatatataacaaTCTGTTTATTTTGCATTATGATTGTTATGCATCTAGATTAACATTAAATCTAACAATTCATTCTTTCGTAATAGATCAACTAGAGATAATTCTCATTTCTTCTCTTAGCATCTCGACCAAGCAAGCATAATCTTTAACAAGGTGGTTCTTGCATATGTTACCGAAATGGGTGTCTCAATCATCTTGCCTCCAagttttactattttttattttgactACTAATGTACTCGGAAGAGTAAGAACTCAAGGAAACCATCCCCACGGACCGCGTTGGTCACATCGCCCACCATACACGACTATTCTCTCTAGTCTCTTATATATTTCATTATTATAAGCCACTTGCTTTACATACATTTTATATTTGCTTTCCTTAATTTTCTCAGCCCCAAGCCTAAATATCCATCTCCAACTTTACTACCTAACACTATGACCTACTCAATTAAAATTCTTCCTTTtgtgtcacttttattgccagcGGAGTTACCCTACGTCGGAGCTCAGCCACCGGGAAATTCCCAAAATGACCCGTCTGCGATTAAGCAATTCAATACATCGTTGTCAGTCTTCCTCGGGGTCTTCATGTCCGTGTTCTTCTTTATAGGATTCTTCGCCGCCATCTACACTGTATACTGCTCCAATGCGCAGGGAGCAGAGAACAGTGTCAGACTCGGAGCTGCAACTGGAAGATCTAGTAGGAGGAATGCGCGTGGACTCGATGCGGCGGTGCTTGAGACGTTCCCGACACTTGATTATTCTGCGGTGATAGGACTCAAGATCGGGAAAGGGGCGCTGGAGTGTGCCGTGTGTTTGTGCGAGTTCAAAGACGACGAAACGCTGCGTTTAATCCCCAAGTGCGATCACGTTTTCCACCCCGAGTGTGTTGATATGTGGCTCGAGTCACACACCACTTGCCCCGTTTGCAGAGCTAATCTAGTACCCGAACCCGACGAGTCCCTCCACAGATTAGAGCTCCTCACCGAGATAGACATCGAATCCCAAAACGGTGCCGCTGTAGTGGAACCGGCGGTTGAAGAAGGAACCATAGAGGAACAACTTCCGACGTCAGTGCCCGTTATGGAACCAGAAGTTTCAAATTTGAAAGAGACTTTAAATCGTAACCGTCCACATGAATCTCAATCAAGCAGGAGGCGTAGATTTTTTGGGCGGTCTCAGTCGTTGCTCCAACCGGGAGATAACACAGAGCGATTCACTCTGAGGTTACCGACCGATGTGAGAAAAAAGATAATGCATCGTCAATTGGAACGGGCCACGAGTCTACTGGTGTTGCCTAGAGCAAATAGTTCGAGGAGTGGCAGAGGTGGGCGGTTCGGTTGACGGTTGGACTGGTTGACTAAGTCGGACCGGTGGAATTTCTCGTTGAGTTTTTCTAGTAGAATGTCTTCCATTAAATTGCCAAAGCTAGAGAAAAATGATGGTGAAGGGACCTCATTGGATCCGGATGTGCCACGAAGCATGTCGGTCCGGGCCACGGTTTGATTTTACTCCTGTACTTTTATTTCTGCACACTGATATTTATACCTTCAAAGGCTAATGTATATATTCACATACTTTCTTTGATTCTTAATTTAATATTGCTTTCATTTTTATATACATAATTCATAATATGACTGTTTCACTGTTTAATttcaattaaaatattacaagCTTCCGTGGGccctatttttaatttatttttatttttgaaagtaTTATTTTAACGTCTTTGGGTTGACCTTTTTTTACCTTTATCCTAcctttttatcatttttattgtcCAAATTAAGTactctaattaattaataattattaaaaaaatgttatatgGTTAGTCGTTGTTAATTAGTAAACTGTAATAATGGGTGACActgtaataaataaaaaatataaaatttattgCAAATTAAATTTGTGTCAAATTTAGCATAATTTTTATGAATACAATTGGATTGGTTTTTAGAGATGCTCTAATATAATTTTTTGAGAAATTTACGTGCATCactaaaatttaagaaaaaattacatttatactAAAGTacggtttttttttcttttttacggTTCAAAGTTTTTTTATACATACTTATATGACGTCTTCATTTTCTTCGATGAGGAGGCATCAAACTCTGCTAACCAGGGAACTAGCCTTCGCGTAGCTTAGACCTTCCGCCTATGTCCCTCCACTCCTCTGCCGAAGAAGAAAGTCATATATCGAGAAAAATATTGGAGCTTTGCCAGCGGCCATTGGAGAGGTGCTTTGGAGTTGGAAATGGTGGTGATGAGCTTCTATGGCATATGGGCTTCAAGCCTTACGCTTCAGGAGACTATTCCATAGTTGTGGTTCAAGCCAATTCATCTCTTTGAAGATCAAGGACAGGTATTCGTCGTTGTAGTTGATTGAAATAGTAGTGGTCTGAACGTCCAAATAGGGGAGGTGTCCATTTAGAAAAGCTTTACTTGTGATGTATAATTTCAGCTAAGTTTAATTTAAAGTAAAAATGAATTTAATAATATTTGGTTGTTGGTTGTGTTGATTGATTTGGTCTGAGAATCGTAGAGGATTTTTTGCtattttgtttattattgtgATTGGGTTTGTAAAGTGGTTTAGGCGATTTTTTTTTGCTAAGGGGTTTG contains the following coding sequences:
- the LOC133790880 gene encoding E3 ubiquitin-protein ligase ATL6-like, which codes for MTYSIKILPFVSLLLPAELPYVGAQPPGNSQNDPSAIKQFNTSLSVFLGVFMSVFFFIGFFAAIYTVYCSNAQGAENSVRLGAATGRSSRRNARGLDAAVLETFPTLDYSAVIGLKIGKGALECAVCLCEFKDDETLRLIPKCDHVFHPECVDMWLESHTTCPVCRANLVPEPDESLHRLELLTEIDIESQNGAAVVEPAVEEGTIEEQLPTSVPVMEPEVSNLKETLNRNRPHESQSSRRRRFFGRSQSLLQPGDNTERFTLRLPTDVRKKIMHRQLERATSLLVLPRANSSRSGRGGRFG